In the genome of Clostridiales bacterium, one region contains:
- a CDS encoding YegS/Rv2252/BmrU family lipid kinase translates to MRLIYNPGSGDRSFKNRIDEVIDDFQREEYQVVPYKTLGVDDIEYGVKLTKYDNYTSIAVAGGDGTINRVVNAMIKNDINLPIGIFPWGTANDLAAYFGIPRDIKKCCKYMIKGKRRTIDLGKINDKYFINVAAGGLLTDVSQKIDTNLKNTLGKLAYYLKGIEQIPNFKPIPLQFTTRNKTLNADVYLFIAFNGCSAGGFNLLGKNAVIDDGKFDLIAIKACNIIDLLPLFIKILRGEHLQDDNIIYIRADKMKINSKYKIETDIDGEAGPLFPISLEIVPNIIDVFVP, encoded by the coding sequence GTGCGTTTAATTTATAATCCCGGATCCGGCGACAGAAGCTTCAAAAACAGGATCGATGAAGTTATAGACGATTTTCAAAGGGAAGAATATCAGGTCGTTCCATATAAAACCCTTGGTGTAGATGATATAGAATACGGAGTAAAACTCACCAAGTATGATAATTATACTTCCATTGCTGTGGCCGGTGGGGATGGCACTATAAACAGAGTCGTAAATGCCATGATAAAAAATGACATTAATCTTCCCATAGGAATATTTCCATGGGGGACGGCAAATGATCTTGCAGCTTATTTTGGGATTCCTCGTGATATTAAAAAATGCTGCAAATATATGATAAAAGGGAAAAGGAGGACAATAGACCTTGGCAAAATAAATGATAAATATTTTATCAATGTTGCCGCCGGAGGGCTCCTTACAGATGTATCCCAAAAAATAGATACCAACTTAAAAAATACTCTCGGCAAACTGGCATATTATCTGAAAGGCATAGAACAAATACCTAATTTCAAGCCCATACCCCTGCAGTTTACGACAAGGAATAAAACGCTAAATGCTGATGTATACCTTTTCATTGCATTTAACGGATGCTCCGCAGGAGGTTTTAATCTGCTCGGGAAAAATGCGGTTATCGATGATGGAAAATTTGACCTTATTGCAATAAAAGCGTGTAATATAATCGATCTTTTGCCTCTGTTTATAAAAATCCTGAGAGGCGAACATCTTCAGGATGATAATATCATCTATATCCGTGCTGATAAAATGAAGATAAACAGCAAATATAAAATAGAAACCGATATCGATGGAGAGGCAGGGCCGTTATTTCCAATAAGTTTGGAAATAGTTCCGAATATCATAGATGTCTTTGTTCCATAA
- a CDS encoding YgiQ family radical SAM protein, which yields MEKNFLPVNREDMEKRKWDYIDFLFISGDAYVDHPSFGHAIITRLLESKGFRVGIIPQPDWHNVDNIKVMGRPRLGVLISSGNIDSMVNNYSVSKRRRRKDVYSPGGKTGRRPDRADIVYANLAREAFKDVPIILGGIEASLRRFAHYDYWDNKVRRSILFDSKADLIIYGMGEKAIIQVADLLRYGDKISDIKDIRGTCYITNNIDALKDYIIVPSFEEVSKDKLLYAKAYKAQYEEQDAITGKTIVQKHEDRYLVQNPPSFPLSTPELDKVYGLPYMRCAHPVYDKEGGVPAIKEVKFSITSHRGCFGGCSFCALNFHQGRTIQPRSHESIIKEAKSFIADKDFKGYISDVGGPTANFRHPSCNRQKKYGVCRERQCLFPTPCKNINIDHSDYVKLLKKLREIPGIKKVFIRSGIRYDYLLYDKSSEFFYELCKYHISGQLKVAPEHISDKVLKKMGKPGRNVYEKFVEKYNEINKKLGKKQYLVPYLMSSHPGCDLGAAIELAEYIRDMGYDPEQVQDFYPTPGSLSTCMYYTGVDPRTMEKVYVPRSYEEKSEQRALLQFRDPKNYKLVHDALVKAGREDLIGFGRRCLIKPEKTRKKDRRKK from the coding sequence ATGGAAAAAAATTTTTTACCTGTAAACAGAGAGGATATGGAAAAGAGAAAGTGGGACTATATAGATTTTTTATTTATAAGCGGAGACGCATATGTAGATCATCCTTCATTCGGACATGCAATTATAACAAGGCTTCTTGAGAGTAAGGGATTCAGAGTGGGAATCATTCCACAGCCTGACTGGCACAATGTAGATAATATTAAAGTCATGGGAAGACCCAGGCTGGGCGTGCTTATTTCATCAGGAAACATAGACTCCATGGTCAATAATTACAGCGTATCAAAAAGGCGTAGGAGGAAAGATGTTTATTCTCCGGGAGGCAAAACAGGCAGAAGGCCCGACAGGGCGGATATCGTATATGCAAACCTGGCAAGGGAAGCATTCAAGGATGTGCCCATAATCCTCGGCGGCATAGAGGCAAGCCTCAGGCGTTTTGCACATTATGATTACTGGGACAACAAGGTGAGGCGTTCAATACTTTTCGACTCAAAAGCCGATCTTATAATATACGGAATGGGCGAGAAAGCTATCATACAGGTCGCTGACCTGTTAAGATATGGCGATAAAATAAGCGATATTAAGGATATTCGAGGAACGTGCTATATAACAAATAATATAGATGCTTTGAAAGATTATATTATAGTTCCCTCTTTTGAGGAAGTATCAAAAGATAAGCTTTTATATGCAAAAGCTTATAAGGCGCAGTATGAAGAACAGGATGCCATAACCGGAAAAACAATCGTGCAGAAACATGAAGACAGATACCTGGTGCAAAATCCTCCGTCATTTCCGCTATCCACACCCGAACTCGATAAAGTTTACGGTCTCCCTTATATGCGGTGTGCGCATCCCGTATATGATAAAGAGGGCGGCGTACCTGCAATAAAAGAGGTTAAATTCAGCATAACAAGCCACAGAGGATGCTTTGGAGGATGTTCGTTTTGTGCCTTGAACTTTCACCAGGGAAGGACAATACAGCCGAGAAGCCATGAAAGTATAATCAAAGAAGCGAAATCATTTATCGCCGATAAGGATTTTAAGGGATATATAAGCGATGTTGGAGGCCCTACGGCAAACTTCAGACACCCTTCATGCAACAGGCAAAAAAAATACGGCGTATGCAGGGAAAGGCAGTGTCTTTTCCCGACTCCATGCAAAAATATCAATATAGATCACAGCGACTATGTAAAATTATTAAAAAAGCTGAGGGAAATACCCGGCATAAAAAAAGTTTTTATACGTTCAGGCATAAGATATGATTATCTGTTGTATGATAAAAGCAGCGAATTTTTCTATGAGCTTTGCAAATACCACATAAGCGGCCAATTAAAAGTTGCTCCTGAACATATATCGGACAAAGTGCTTAAAAAAATGGGCAAACCTGGCAGGAATGTATATGAAAAGTTTGTTGAAAAATATAATGAAATAAACAAAAAGCTTGGCAAAAAACAGTACCTTGTTCCATATTTGATGTCAAGCCACCCGGGATGTGACCTTGGCGCAGCCATAGAACTTGCCGAATATATACGCGATATGGGTTATGATCCCGAACAGGTTCAGGATTTTTACCCGACTCCCGGAAGCCTCTCCACTTGCATGTACTATACAGGAGTGGACCCGAGGACCATGGAGAAAGTCTATGTGCCACGATCTTACGAAGAGAAATCGGAGCAGAGGGCGCTTCTCCAATTCAGAGACCCCAAAAACTATAAACTGGTCCATGACGCCCTTGTGAAAGCAGGGCGAGAAGACCTCATAGGCTTTGGCAGGAGGTGCCTTATCAAGCCTGAAAAGACCAGAAAGAAAGACCGCCGTAAAAAATAA